Proteins from a single region of Streptomyces vinaceus:
- the paaK gene encoding phenylacetate--CoA ligase PaaK yields MTAHADLHDDGERLSGDELAALQLRRLRATLSRAYERVPHYRQAFDKAGVHPDDCRSLADLALFPFTTKADLRDQYPFGMFAVPRSEVRRIHASSGTTGRPTVVGYTDQDLSTWADVVARSIRAAGGRPGQMVHVAYGYGLFTGGLGAHYGVERLGCTVVPASGGMTDRQVRLIQDFRPEIIMVTPSYMLTLLDEMERQGIDPRATSLRTGIFGAEPWTEEMRREIEQRLDIDAVDIYGLSEVMGPGVAQECVETKDGLHVWEDHFYPEVVDPFTGEVLPEGASGELVFTSLTKEAMPIIRYRTRDLTRLLPGTARPAFRRMEKVTGRSDDMIILRGVNLYPTQIEEILLRTPALAPHFQLRLTREGRMDALTVRVEARREADAGQREAAAASVVRAVKDGIGVSVAVEVVDPETLERSVGKIKRLKDLREAR; encoded by the coding sequence ATGACGGCGCACGCGGATCTCCACGACGACGGCGAGCGGCTGAGCGGCGACGAATTGGCCGCGCTCCAGCTGCGGCGGCTGCGCGCCACCTTGAGCCGTGCCTACGAGCGGGTGCCCCACTACCGGCAGGCCTTCGACAAGGCCGGTGTGCACCCCGACGACTGCCGCTCCCTGGCCGATCTCGCCCTCTTCCCCTTCACCACCAAGGCCGACCTGCGCGACCAGTACCCCTTCGGCATGTTCGCCGTGCCGCGCTCCGAGGTGCGCCGCATCCACGCCTCCAGCGGTACCACGGGCCGGCCCACCGTCGTCGGGTACACCGACCAGGACCTCTCCACCTGGGCGGACGTGGTGGCCCGGTCCATCCGGGCGGCGGGCGGCAGACCGGGCCAGATGGTGCACGTCGCGTACGGGTACGGTCTGTTCACCGGCGGCCTCGGCGCGCACTACGGGGTGGAGCGGCTCGGCTGTACGGTCGTGCCCGCGTCCGGCGGGATGACCGACCGCCAGGTCCGGCTGATCCAGGACTTCCGGCCCGAGATCATCATGGTGACTCCCTCGTACATGCTCACGCTGCTGGACGAGATGGAGCGCCAGGGCATCGACCCGCGCGCCACCTCGCTCCGTACGGGGATATTCGGCGCGGAGCCGTGGACCGAGGAGATGCGCCGGGAGATCGAGCAGCGGCTCGACATCGACGCGGTGGACATCTACGGCCTGTCCGAGGTGATGGGCCCGGGTGTGGCGCAGGAGTGTGTCGAGACCAAGGACGGTCTGCACGTCTGGGAGGACCACTTCTATCCGGAGGTCGTGGACCCGTTCACCGGCGAGGTGCTGCCGGAGGGCGCGTCCGGAGAGCTGGTGTTCACCTCGCTCACCAAGGAGGCCATGCCGATCATCCGGTACCGGACCCGGGACCTGACCCGGCTCCTGCCCGGTACGGCCCGGCCCGCCTTCCGGCGGATGGAGAAGGTGACCGGCCGCAGCGACGACATGATCATCCTGCGCGGGGTCAACCTGTATCCGACGCAGATCGAGGAGATCCTGCTCCGCACGCCCGCCCTGGCCCCGCACTTCCAGCTGCGGCTCACCCGGGAGGGCCGGATGGACGCCCTGACGGTCCGGGTGGAGGCCCGCCGCGAGGCGGACGCCGGCCAGCGGGAGGCCGCGGCCGCCTCCGTGGTCCGCGCCGTCAAGGACGGCATCGGGGTCTCGGTGGCCGTCGAGGTGGTCGACCCCGAGACCCTGGAGCGGTCTGTGGGCAAGATCAAGCGCCTGAAGGACCTCAGAGAGGCGCGGTAG
- a CDS encoding YhjD/YihY/BrkB family envelope integrity protein, with protein MTSILHRLHDRLQASPAGLAWSRGREMELMHRAMGFAALGFLTLVPLLVVVAAAAPGSGSGFGRWLGQALGVTESSRARVEMLFGAADLALERTTAFGLAALAVFGLTFGSAVQTGYEKVWDLPTARWHTMWRHVVWLALLVCYLALLVEIPAPSNDAVGTVLGTTGDLLGTILFFWGSQRLLLGGRVRWRALLPGAVATSLGLLGLRLFSQLVFSPLIASNAVTYGPFGTLLVVQSWLVGVGFVVYGGALVGRLVHEHLTLRRLRATGLAE; from the coding sequence GTGACCTCGATCCTCCACCGGCTCCACGACCGGCTCCAGGCCTCCCCGGCCGGGCTGGCGTGGAGCCGGGGGCGCGAGATGGAGCTCATGCACCGGGCCATGGGCTTCGCCGCCCTCGGCTTCCTGACCCTGGTGCCGCTGCTGGTGGTCGTCGCGGCCGCCGCCCCCGGCAGCGGCTCCGGCTTCGGCCGCTGGCTCGGCCAGGCCCTCGGGGTCACCGAGTCCTCGCGGGCCCGGGTCGAGATGCTGTTCGGCGCGGCCGACCTGGCACTGGAGCGGACCACCGCGTTCGGGCTCGCGGCCCTCGCCGTCTTCGGCCTGACCTTCGGTTCGGCCGTGCAGACCGGGTACGAGAAGGTCTGGGACCTGCCCACCGCGCGCTGGCACACGATGTGGCGGCACGTCGTCTGGCTCGCCCTGCTGGTCTGCTACCTCGCGCTGCTCGTCGAGATCCCGGCGCCCTCGAACGACGCCGTCGGCACCGTCCTCGGCACCACCGGCGACCTGCTCGGCACCATCCTCTTCTTCTGGGGCTCGCAGCGGCTGCTGCTCGGCGGCCGGGTCCGCTGGCGGGCCCTGCTGCCGGGGGCGGTGGCCACCAGCCTGGGCCTGCTCGGGCTGCGGCTCTTCTCCCAGCTGGTGTTCTCCCCGCTGATCGCGTCCAACGCCGTCACGTACGGCCCCTTCGGCACGCTGCTGGTCGTCCAGTCCTGGCTGGTCGGCGTGGGCTTCGTCGTCTACGGCGGCGCCCTGGTCGGACGCCTGGTGCACGAGCACCTCACCCTCCGCCGCCTCCGGGCCACCGGCCTGGCCGAGTGA
- a CDS encoding acyl-CoA synthetase has product MEYNLADLFESVVDVVPDREALVYVDHPGTGAERRLTYAELDTAANRIAHHLLDSGLRAGEHLGLHLYNGIEYLQTVLACLKARLVPVNVNYRYVEEELVYLYNDADLAALVFEGEFTERVAAALPQTPQLRHLIRVGSAPEGAPEPSIAPVAYADAEAAGSPGRGFSPRSPDDLFIIYTGGTTGMPKGVMWRAEDLFFAGLFGGEPSGEPVKRPEELAERVASKGAGLTFFPAPPLMHGTSTLTSFIAFNYGQRVVIHRKYAPEEVLRTIEKERVSSVSLVGDAMLRPLIDALKGPLKGTDLSSLFSVSSSGAIMSETVRAEFQRLVPHVMLLNNFGSSESGSNGRAAEDSGPEKGFRLVVNDRTQVVDPVTHEPVAVGVPGRLAQRGHVPLGYYNDAAKTAETFFRKGPERWVLLGDMATVDEEGIVTVLGRGSQCINTGGEKVYPEEVEQALKSHPDVYDALVAGVPDAKWGNHVAAVVQVRAGAPEPTLDEIQRHCRTRLAGYKIPRQLVVTPAIQRSPSGKADYRWAKSVATEADAAR; this is encoded by the coding sequence GTGGAGTACAACCTTGCCGACCTGTTCGAGTCGGTCGTCGACGTGGTTCCGGACCGCGAGGCGCTCGTGTACGTGGACCACCCCGGCACCGGCGCCGAACGCCGCCTCACGTACGCGGAGCTGGACACCGCGGCGAACCGCATCGCGCACCACCTGCTGGACAGCGGCTTGAGGGCCGGCGAGCACCTGGGACTGCACCTCTACAACGGCATCGAGTACCTCCAGACGGTCCTGGCCTGCCTCAAGGCCCGCCTCGTACCGGTCAACGTCAACTACCGGTACGTGGAGGAGGAGCTGGTCTACCTCTACAACGACGCCGACCTCGCCGCCCTCGTCTTCGAGGGCGAGTTCACCGAGCGCGTGGCCGCGGCCCTGCCGCAGACACCGCAGCTGCGCCACCTGATCCGGGTCGGGTCCGCTCCCGAGGGCGCGCCGGAGCCCTCGATCGCGCCGGTCGCGTACGCGGACGCCGAGGCGGCCGGCTCGCCCGGGCGCGGTTTCTCGCCCCGCTCCCCCGACGACCTGTTCATCATCTACACGGGCGGCACCACCGGCATGCCCAAGGGCGTCATGTGGCGTGCGGAGGACCTCTTCTTCGCGGGGCTGTTCGGCGGCGAGCCCTCGGGCGAGCCGGTGAAGCGGCCCGAGGAACTCGCCGAGCGGGTCGCGTCGAAGGGCGCCGGGCTGACCTTCTTCCCCGCACCCCCGCTGATGCACGGCACGTCGACGCTGACCTCGTTCATCGCCTTCAACTACGGCCAGCGGGTGGTCATCCACCGCAAGTACGCGCCGGAGGAGGTGCTCCGTACGATCGAGAAGGAGAGGGTGTCGAGCGTCTCGCTGGTGGGCGACGCGATGCTCCGCCCGCTCATCGACGCCCTGAAGGGGCCGCTCAAGGGGACCGACCTGTCCTCGCTGTTCAGCGTCTCCTCGTCCGGGGCGATCATGTCGGAGACGGTGCGGGCCGAGTTCCAGCGGCTGGTGCCGCACGTGATGCTGCTGAACAACTTCGGTTCCTCGGAGTCCGGGTCGAACGGCAGGGCGGCCGAGGACTCCGGCCCCGAGAAGGGCTTCCGCCTGGTGGTCAACGACCGTACGCAGGTGGTGGACCCGGTGACGCACGAGCCGGTGGCGGTGGGCGTACCGGGGCGGCTCGCGCAGCGCGGCCACGTCCCGCTCGGCTACTACAACGACGCGGCGAAGACCGCCGAGACGTTCTTCCGGAAGGGCCCGGAGCGGTGGGTGCTGCTCGGGGACATGGCGACGGTGGACGAGGAGGGCATCGTCACCGTTCTCGGGCGCGGCTCGCAGTGCATCAACACGGGCGGCGAGAAGGTCTACCCGGAGGAGGTCGAGCAGGCGCTGAAGTCCCATCCGGACGTGTACGACGCCCTGGTCGCCGGGGTGCCGGACGCGAAGTGGGGCAACCACGTGGCGGCGGTGGTGCAGGTGCGGGCGGGCGCGCCGGAGCCGACCCTGGACGAGATCCAGCGGCACTGCCGGACCAGGCTCGCGGGGTACAAGATCCCGCGCCAGCTGGTCGTGACGCCGGCCATCCAGCGCTCGCCGAGCGGCAAGGCGGACTACCGCTGGGCGAAGTCGGTGGCGACGGAGGCGGACGCGGCGCGCTGA
- a CDS encoding penicillin acylase family protein: protein MHPSDGHGRTRPLLRRAALLGAALLAATAAAPQASAATDAADHGPAGGGLSAVIRYTENGVPHILAQDYAHLGFGTGWAQAADQACVLADGFVTVAGERSRWFGPDAPTDGSLSSASKNLTSDLYFKGVREAGTVEKLLATPAPAGPTRDLKELMRGWAAGYNAWLAQNKVTDPACKGAAWVRPVTAVDVAARAFAVSVIGGQGRAVDDIAAAQPPGRTASLTAGPVTDPAAAAEAARAFFDTGRYDMGSNAVAFAGSTTAGGHGLLLGNPHYPWQGGRRFWQSQQTIPGELNVSGGSLLGTPVINIGFNEKIAWSHTVATGTPVNLHQLTLDPADPTAYLVDGKPEKMTRRQVTVQVAGGAPVSRTQWWTRYGPVVTGLGPSLPLPWTAGTAYALNDPNAANLRGSDTALAVGRARSVAGIQDALKRTQGLPWVNTIAADSAGGTLFTQSQVLPRITDELAARCSTPLGRATYPASGLAVLDGARGDCALGSDPDAVQPGVFGPAKAPTLRDAPYAENSNDSAWLANAETPVTGYERVWGSFATPRSLRTRGAVEDVSAMAARGGLTVADLQKQQFANRVPAGDLAAADAAKACAALPGGAATASDGRSVDVSAACAVLAGWDRTADTGSRGALLFDRFWRKLTASTPAKDLWLVPFSAADPVRTPRTLNQAAPGIGRALADTVAELGAAGIALDAPLGEHQFVVRGGQKLPVPGGTEALGVWNKIEAPWNAAAGGYPEVVHGSSHIQAVGWDGTRCPVARTLLTYGQSSNPNSPHYADQTRLFSQERWVTSRFCERDILTSPQLKVVRPRERR from the coding sequence TTGCACCCGTCGGACGGACACGGTCGCACCCGCCCGCTGCTCCGGCGCGCCGCGCTCCTCGGCGCCGCCCTGCTCGCCGCCACCGCGGCGGCCCCACAGGCCTCGGCGGCCACGGACGCCGCCGACCACGGCCCCGCCGGCGGCGGCCTGTCGGCCGTCATCCGGTACACCGAGAACGGCGTCCCGCACATCCTGGCCCAGGACTACGCGCACCTCGGCTTCGGCACCGGCTGGGCCCAGGCCGCCGACCAGGCCTGTGTGCTGGCCGACGGGTTCGTGACCGTGGCCGGCGAGCGATCGAGATGGTTCGGCCCCGACGCGCCGACCGACGGCTCGCTCTCCTCCGCGAGCAAGAACCTCACCAGCGACCTGTACTTCAAGGGGGTCCGGGAAGCCGGCACCGTCGAGAAGCTGCTCGCGACTCCCGCCCCGGCCGGCCCCACCCGGGACCTCAAGGAGCTGATGCGCGGCTGGGCCGCCGGGTACAACGCCTGGCTGGCCCAGAACAAGGTCACCGACCCCGCCTGCAAGGGAGCCGCCTGGGTGCGCCCGGTCACCGCCGTCGACGTGGCGGCCCGCGCCTTCGCCGTCTCGGTGATCGGCGGCCAGGGGCGCGCCGTGGACGACATCGCCGCGGCGCAGCCGCCGGGCCGGACAGCCTCCCTCACCGCCGGCCCGGTCACCGACCCGGCGGCGGCCGCGGAGGCCGCGCGGGCCTTCTTCGACACCGGCCGCTACGACATGGGCTCCAACGCGGTGGCCTTCGCCGGCTCCACCACCGCGGGCGGCCACGGGCTGCTGCTCGGGAACCCGCACTACCCCTGGCAGGGCGGCCGCAGGTTCTGGCAGTCGCAGCAGACCATACCCGGGGAGCTGAACGTCTCCGGCGGCTCCCTGCTGGGCACGCCCGTGATCAACATCGGCTTCAACGAGAAGATCGCCTGGAGCCACACCGTGGCCACCGGCACCCCGGTCAACCTGCACCAGCTCACCCTGGACCCGGCCGACCCGACCGCCTACCTGGTGGACGGCAAGCCGGAGAAGATGACGCGGCGCCAGGTGACCGTCCAGGTGGCGGGCGGCGCTCCGGTCAGCCGCACCCAGTGGTGGACCCGCTACGGACCCGTGGTCACCGGCCTCGGCCCGAGCCTGCCGCTGCCCTGGACGGCCGGCACGGCGTACGCGCTGAACGACCCGAACGCGGCCAACCTGCGCGGCTCCGACACCGCCCTCGCCGTCGGCAGGGCCCGCTCCGTCGCCGGGATCCAGGACGCGCTGAAGCGCACGCAGGGCCTGCCCTGGGTCAACACGATCGCCGCGGACTCAGCCGGCGGGACGCTGTTCACCCAGTCCCAGGTGCTCCCCCGCATCACCGACGAGCTCGCCGCCCGCTGCTCCACCCCGCTCGGCAGGGCCACGTACCCGGCCTCCGGGCTCGCCGTCCTCGACGGCGCACGCGGTGACTGCGCGCTCGGATCGGACCCGGACGCGGTGCAGCCTGGGGTGTTCGGCCCGGCGAAGGCGCCGACGCTGCGCGACGCCCCGTACGCCGAGAACTCCAACGACAGCGCCTGGCTGGCCAACGCCGAGACGCCGGTGACCGGCTACGAGCGGGTCTGGGGCAGCTTCGCCACCCCGCGCTCGCTGCGGACCCGGGGCGCCGTGGAGGACGTCTCCGCGATGGCCGCCAGGGGCGGGCTGACCGTGGCCGACCTGCAGAAGCAGCAGTTCGCGAACCGGGTACCGGCCGGCGATCTCGCCGCGGCGGACGCGGCGAAGGCCTGCGCGGCCCTGCCCGGCGGCGCGGCCACCGCGAGCGACGGCCGGTCGGTGGACGTCTCGGCCGCCTGCGCGGTGCTGGCGGGCTGGGACCGGACGGCCGACACCGGCAGCCGCGGCGCGCTGCTCTTCGACCGGTTCTGGCGCAAGCTGACCGCAAGCACCCCGGCCAAGGACCTGTGGCTGGTGCCGTTCTCGGCGGCCGACCCCGTACGCACGCCCCGTACGCTCAACCAGGCGGCGCCCGGGATCGGCCGGGCCCTCGCGGACACCGTCGCGGAGCTCGGGGCGGCCGGCATCGCCTTGGACGCGCCGCTCGGCGAGCACCAGTTCGTGGTGCGCGGCGGGCAGAAGCTGCCGGTGCCGGGCGGCACCGAGGCGCTCGGGGTCTGGAACAAGATCGAGGCGCCGTGGAACGCGGCGGCCGGCGGCTACCCGGAGGTCGTGCACGGCTCCAGCCACATCCAGGCGGTCGGCTGGGACGGCACCCGCTGCCCGGTGGCGCGCACGCTGCTGACGTACGGCCAGTCGTCGAACCCGAACTCGCCGCACTACGCCGACCAGACCCGGCTGTTCTCCCAGGAGCGGTGGGTGACCTCGCGGTTCTGCGAGCGGGACATCCTCACCTCGCCGCAGCTGAAGGTGGTCCGGCCGCGCGAGCGCCGCTGA
- a CDS encoding alpha/beta fold hydrolase has protein sequence MPIFTSYDGTELAYHVRGEGEPLVCLPGGAMRASAYLGDLGGLTAGRRLVLLDLRGTGDSRVPADASTYRVDHQVADVEALRVHLGLERMDVLAHSAGGNLALLYAAAHPDRLRRLALITPTCWAVGLDSTPEQRLEVIRKRAGGEPYDTAIAAYEQILGILAAGGAPTPADWRRVMPLAYGRWDEEARAHVEASDREKNAVASAAFAGPGAFDPPATRAALQRVAGEVLVLAGELDNNPTAALAAELAGLFPQGVTDVQPGGAHFPWLDGPKWFAARVEAFLAGGA, from the coding sequence ATGCCGATCTTCACCTCTTACGACGGAACCGAGCTCGCCTACCACGTCAGGGGTGAGGGCGAGCCGCTCGTCTGCCTCCCGGGCGGCGCCATGCGGGCCTCCGCCTACCTGGGCGACCTCGGCGGGCTGACCGCCGGACGCCGGCTGGTCCTCCTCGACCTGCGGGGCACCGGCGACTCGCGGGTCCCGGCCGACGCGTCCACGTACCGCGTCGACCACCAGGTCGCCGACGTCGAGGCCCTGCGCGTCCACCTCGGCCTGGAGCGCATGGACGTACTGGCCCACTCGGCCGGCGGCAATCTCGCCCTGCTGTACGCGGCCGCGCACCCCGACCGGCTGCGCCGCCTGGCCCTGATCACCCCGACCTGCTGGGCCGTGGGCCTCGACTCCACCCCGGAGCAGCGCCTGGAGGTGATCCGCAAGCGGGCGGGCGGCGAGCCGTACGACACGGCCATCGCCGCGTACGAGCAGATACTCGGGATCCTGGCGGCCGGCGGCGCCCCCACCCCGGCGGACTGGCGCCGGGTGATGCCCCTCGCGTACGGGCGCTGGGACGAGGAGGCGCGCGCCCACGTCGAGGCGAGCGACCGGGAGAAGAACGCGGTGGCGTCCGCCGCCTTCGCGGGCCCCGGCGCCTTCGACCCGCCCGCCACCCGGGCCGCCCTGCAGCGCGTGGCGGGCGAGGTGCTGGTCCTGGCCGGGGAGCTGGACAACAACCCGACGGCCGCCCTCGCCGCCGAACTCGCGGGGCTCTTCCCGCAGGGCGTCACCGACGTCCAGCCGGGCGGAGCGCACTTCCCGTGGCTGGACGGCCCGAAGTGGTTCGCGGCCCGCGTGGAGGCATTCCTGGCCGGCGGAGCCTGA
- a CDS encoding calcium:proton antiporter, whose amino-acid sequence MSTATRRFPLTDWTVVVPVVALLALVFSWGRDLPGFAVALVALCLCGAVLAAVHHAEVVAHRVGEPFGSLVLAVAVTVIEVALIVTLMADGGDKTASLARDTVFAAVMITCNGIVGLSLLVGALRNRVAVFNPEGSGAALATVATLAVLSLVLPTFTTSKPGPEFSTAQLTFAAVASLALYGLFIAVQTVRHRDYFLPVDTGNATKPAAGAPDGEAGGDGGDGDGEHAAPPTSRAALVSLGLLLVALIAVVGDAKAVSPTIEAGVAKAGLPNAVVGVIIALLVLAPETLAAVRAARRDRVQTSLNLGYGSAIASIGLTIPAIALATIWLSGPLLLGLGPIHMVLLALTVVVSALTIAPGRATLLQGGVHLVLLAAYLFLAVSP is encoded by the coding sequence ATGAGTACGGCTACCCGCAGATTCCCCCTGACCGACTGGACCGTCGTGGTCCCCGTGGTGGCGCTCCTCGCGCTCGTCTTCAGCTGGGGACGCGATCTGCCCGGATTCGCCGTGGCCCTGGTCGCCCTCTGCCTCTGCGGCGCGGTGCTGGCCGCCGTGCACCACGCAGAGGTCGTCGCCCACCGGGTGGGCGAGCCGTTCGGCTCGCTCGTCCTGGCCGTGGCCGTCACCGTCATCGAAGTGGCCCTCATCGTCACCCTGATGGCCGACGGCGGGGACAAGACCGCCTCCCTGGCCCGGGACACCGTCTTCGCCGCCGTCATGATCACCTGCAACGGCATCGTCGGCCTGTCCCTGCTGGTCGGGGCCCTGCGCAACCGGGTCGCCGTCTTCAACCCGGAGGGCTCGGGCGCGGCCCTGGCCACCGTGGCGACCCTCGCCGTCCTCAGCCTGGTGCTGCCGACGTTCACCACCAGCAAGCCGGGGCCGGAGTTCTCCACCGCCCAGCTGACCTTCGCCGCCGTCGCCTCGCTCGCCCTGTACGGACTGTTCATCGCCGTCCAGACGGTCCGTCACCGGGACTACTTCCTGCCGGTGGACACCGGGAACGCCACGAAGCCGGCGGCCGGGGCCCCCGACGGCGAGGCGGGGGGCGACGGCGGGGACGGCGACGGAGAGCACGCCGCGCCGCCCACCTCCCGCGCCGCCCTGGTCAGCCTCGGCCTGCTGCTGGTCGCGCTCATCGCCGTGGTCGGCGACGCCAAGGCCGTCTCGCCCACCATCGAGGCGGGCGTCGCCAAGGCGGGCCTGCCCAATGCCGTCGTCGGCGTGATCATCGCCCTGCTGGTGCTGGCCCCCGAGACCCTCGCGGCCGTCCGCGCCGCCCGCCGCGACCGCGTCCAGACCAGCCTCAACCTGGGCTACGGCTCCGCCATCGCCAGCATCGGCCTGACCATCCCGGCCATCGCCCTCGCCACCATCTGGCTCTCCGGTCCGCTGCTGCTCGGCCTCGGGCCGATCCACATGGTGCTGCTCGCCCTGACCGTCGTCGTCAGCGCCCTCACCATCGCCCCCGGCCGGGCCACGCTGCTCCAGGGCGGCGTGCACCTCGTCCTGCTCGCCGCCTACCTCTTCCTCGCCGTCAGCCCCTGA
- a CDS encoding fatty acyl-CoA synthetase encodes MTAARAVRQNTVDGLVRDSALRVPDRQAVTYRDRTWTYAELDAAVSTGAAVLRERYGLADGDRVATFAHNSDAYLLAFLACARAGLTHVPVNQNLTGEDLAHILDDCTSALVLADPDLAARIPEGHAVRPLRDAPGSFLAELADALPFVPDRDPYAVAQLLYTSGTTALPKGAMMTHRALVHEYESAIEALDLAEEDRPVHSLPLYHSAQMHVFLLPYLAVGARNTILDAPVAEEVFALVEAGRADSLFAPPTVWIGLANHPDFGRRELGALRKAYYGASIMPVPVLERLRARLPGLGFYNCFGQSEIGPLATVLGPDEHEGRMESCGRPVRHVEAKVVDEDGADVPDGTAGEVVYRSPQLCLGYWNDPEATEKAFRDGWFRSGDLAVRDAQGYFTVVDRVKDVINSGGVLVASRQVEDALYTHPGVAEAAVVGLPDERWIEAVTAVVVPRGEVTEAELLAYARERLAHFKAPKRVLFVDALPRNASGKILKRKLRDRFGRGDTP; translated from the coding sequence ATGACAGCAGCGCGGGCGGTGCGGCAGAACACGGTCGACGGGCTGGTGCGCGACAGCGCGCTGCGCGTCCCGGACCGGCAGGCCGTCACCTACCGCGACCGGACCTGGACCTACGCGGAGCTCGACGCCGCCGTCTCCACCGGGGCCGCCGTCCTGCGCGAGCGGTACGGGCTGGCCGACGGCGACCGGGTCGCGACCTTCGCCCACAACTCCGACGCCTACCTGCTGGCCTTCCTCGCCTGCGCCCGCGCCGGTCTCACGCACGTCCCGGTCAACCAGAACCTCACCGGCGAGGACCTCGCGCACATCCTGGACGACTGCACGAGCGCGCTGGTCCTCGCCGACCCGGACCTGGCCGCGCGGATCCCCGAGGGCCATGCCGTACGGCCGCTGCGCGACGCGCCCGGCTCGTTCCTGGCGGAGCTCGCCGACGCGCTGCCCTTCGTACCGGACCGCGATCCGTACGCGGTGGCGCAGCTGCTCTACACCTCGGGGACCACCGCGCTGCCCAAGGGCGCGATGATGACGCACAGGGCGCTGGTCCACGAGTACGAGAGCGCGATCGAGGCGCTGGACCTGGCCGAGGAGGACCGGCCGGTGCACTCGCTGCCGCTCTACCACTCGGCGCAGATGCACGTCTTCCTGCTGCCCTACCTGGCGGTCGGCGCGCGGAACACGATCCTGGACGCCCCGGTCGCCGAGGAGGTCTTCGCCCTGGTGGAGGCGGGACGGGCGGACAGCCTGTTCGCGCCGCCCACGGTGTGGATCGGGCTCGCGAACCACCCGGACTTCGGGCGCCGCGAACTGGGCGCGCTGCGCAAGGCGTACTACGGGGCCTCGATCATGCCGGTGCCCGTGCTGGAGCGGCTGCGGGCGCGGCTGCCCGGGCTCGGGTTCTACAACTGCTTCGGCCAGAGCGAGATCGGCCCGCTGGCCACCGTGCTGGGGCCGGACGAGCACGAAGGACGGATGGAGTCCTGCGGGCGGCCCGTGCGCCACGTCGAGGCGAAGGTCGTCGACGAGGACGGCGCGGACGTGCCGGACGGCACGGCGGGCGAGGTGGTGTACCGCTCGCCCCAGCTCTGCCTGGGGTACTGGAACGATCCGGAGGCGACGGAGAAGGCCTTCCGGGACGGCTGGTTCCGCTCCGGTGACCTCGCGGTGCGGGACGCGCAGGGGTATTTCACGGTCGTGGACCGGGTGAAGGACGTCATTAACTCGGGCGGCGTGCTGGTGGCCTCACGGCAGGTCGAGGACGCGCTGTACACCCACCCGGGGGTGGCCGAGGCGGCGGTGGTGGGCTTGCCCGACGAGCGGTGGATCGAGGCGGTCACGGCCGTCGTGGTGCCGCGCGGGGAGGTCACGGAGGCGGAGCTGCTGGCGTACGCGCGGGAGAGGCTGGCCCACTTCAAGGCCCCCAAGCGGGTGCTGTTCGTGGACGCCCTCCCGCGCAACGCCAGCGGCAAGATCCTCAAGCGGAAACTGCGGGACCGCTTCGGCCGTGGCGACACCCCCTAG